The following coding sequences are from one Paenibacillus tundrae window:
- a CDS encoding DUF1292 domain-containing protein, producing the protein MTEYSRKDLKWTDSLRLAFGAHVELEEENGKSHPYDLLAEFEVHGQQYAVLRSSLRPYDEVELLRVLPGSEDQIMPELVTIDDDEEWENISELYDECTLPIDED; encoded by the coding sequence ATGACTGAATACAGCCGCAAAGACCTAAAATGGACAGATTCACTGCGTTTGGCTTTTGGTGCTCACGTTGAGCTCGAGGAAGAGAACGGGAAATCACATCCCTACGACTTGCTGGCTGAATTCGAAGTGCATGGTCAGCAATACGCCGTACTTCGAAGCTCATTGCGTCCTTATGACGAAGTTGAACTTCTGAGAGTATTGCCAGGTAGTGAAGACCAGATCATGCCGGAGTTAGTAACGATTGACGATGATGAAGAATGGGAGAACATCTCGGAATTATACGATGAATGTACACTTCCCATTGATGAGGATTAA
- a CDS encoding peptidase U32 family protein, producing MSKKHELLVTAANVNEAEVLLQAGADALLVGDDRFGMRLPGSFTIEETAKVVELATQHQARVYVSMTNLMSNDLLKELPEYVQALGKIGVHGVEFNDPSVLGAIREYAPHIQLHWNAEMTSTNYATANYWGTKGASRVVLARELNMDELTEMVPFLKVEAQVQVHGMTNIYHSKRSLVQSYMAHQGRPVEGHLGKERGLFLIEAERRDEKFPIYEDVNGTHIMSSEDICILEDLHLLMEAGVHSLKIEGILKPLAYNVAVVKAYRKAIDHYISDADAYAFSEDWLDEVRELQDPERELSFGFFYKEQVY from the coding sequence ATGAGTAAGAAACATGAACTGCTGGTTACGGCAGCGAATGTAAATGAAGCAGAGGTGCTGTTACAGGCAGGTGCGGATGCCCTGTTAGTTGGGGATGATCGATTCGGTATGCGGCTTCCTGGTAGCTTCACTATAGAAGAGACAGCAAAGGTCGTAGAACTTGCAACTCAACATCAGGCGCGCGTCTATGTATCTATGACGAACTTGATGTCTAATGATCTGCTGAAGGAACTACCTGAGTATGTACAGGCATTGGGCAAAATCGGTGTACACGGAGTGGAGTTCAATGATCCGTCGGTGCTTGGAGCTATTCGAGAATATGCCCCGCACATTCAGCTTCATTGGAATGCAGAGATGACTTCAACCAACTATGCGACCGCCAACTATTGGGGGACAAAAGGTGCTAGTCGTGTTGTGTTGGCACGCGAGCTGAATATGGATGAGCTCACCGAGATGGTTCCTTTTCTGAAGGTAGAGGCTCAGGTACAGGTACATGGGATGACTAATATTTATCATTCCAAGCGTAGCCTCGTACAGAGTTACATGGCACATCAGGGTCGTCCTGTGGAGGGGCATCTCGGCAAAGAGCGTGGCTTGTTCTTGATTGAAGCTGAACGACGGGATGAGAAATTCCCGATCTATGAAGATGTGAACGGGACACATATTATGAGTTCAGAGGATATTTGCATTTTGGAGGATCTACATTTGCTAATGGAGGCAGGCGTGCATAGCTTGAAGATTGAAGGCATTTTGAAGCCGCTAGCCTACAATGTAGCTGTAGTTAAGGCCTACCGAAAAGCAATTGATCATTATATCTCAGATGCTGATGCATATGCCTTCTCCGAAGATTGGCTGGATGAAGTTCGTGAATTGCAAGATCCTGAACGGGAATTGTCATTTGGATTTTTCTACAAAGAACAAGTGTATTAA
- a CDS encoding peptidase U32 family protein: METVAVQRKFSGKRNRLDKPELLAPAGNLEKLKFAIHYGADAVYIGGQAYGLRSNADNFSFEEMREGVEFAKKYGAKVFVATNIYAHNEDIEGIETYLQNLYNAGISAVIVADPAIIDVALRAVPGLEVHLSTQQSTLNWQAVKFWKDEGLPRVVLGRETSFEEIEEIKAHVDIEIEAFIHGAMCSSYSGRCVLSNHFTDRDSNRGGCCQSCRWKYDLFEDAREEGVWVSEEEMQMQAPAPFNLGENQIPLFEKQDNAFSMGSKDLCMIGHIPELIDVGVDSFKIEGRMKSIHYVATVVNVYRQAIDSYMADPENYVLKPEWVEEMNKAANRPLNTGFFYDTPDHEDHIYEPEEKAVPYDFAGLVMDYDAATGMATIQQRNHFKPGDQIEFFGPGGTFFKQVVGELQDEEGNVLDAARHPLQRVKMKVDQPISYFDMMRKKK, translated from the coding sequence ATGGAAACAGTGGCGGTACAGCGGAAGTTCTCCGGCAAACGTAACCGTCTGGATAAACCGGAGTTGCTTGCTCCGGCTGGGAATCTGGAAAAACTGAAGTTTGCAATCCATTACGGCGCAGATGCTGTGTATATTGGTGGACAGGCTTATGGCTTACGTTCGAATGCAGACAATTTTAGCTTTGAGGAAATGCGTGAAGGTGTGGAATTTGCCAAGAAATACGGAGCGAAAGTGTTTGTGGCAACGAACATCTATGCACACAATGAAGATATTGAAGGGATTGAAACGTATCTTCAGAATTTGTACAATGCCGGCATCTCGGCTGTAATCGTAGCAGACCCAGCCATTATTGATGTAGCGCTGCGTGCGGTTCCAGGACTTGAGGTTCACTTGAGTACCCAACAGTCAACGCTTAACTGGCAAGCCGTGAAGTTCTGGAAGGATGAAGGGCTGCCACGCGTCGTTCTAGGTCGTGAGACAAGCTTTGAGGAGATCGAGGAGATCAAGGCACATGTCGATATCGAGATTGAAGCTTTTATCCATGGTGCAATGTGTTCTTCATATTCCGGACGTTGTGTACTCTCCAACCACTTTACGGATCGGGACTCCAATCGCGGAGGCTGCTGCCAATCCTGCCGCTGGAAGTATGATCTATTCGAAGATGCACGAGAAGAAGGGGTATGGGTCAGCGAAGAAGAGATGCAGATGCAAGCTCCTGCTCCGTTTAACCTAGGTGAGAATCAGATTCCGTTGTTTGAGAAACAGGATAATGCGTTCTCGATGGGTTCCAAAGATCTGTGCATGATCGGGCATATTCCTGAATTGATCGACGTAGGTGTGGACAGCTTCAAAATCGAAGGTCGTATGAAATCCATCCACTATGTAGCCACTGTGGTTAACGTGTATCGTCAAGCCATTGATTCATATATGGCTGATCCAGAAAATTATGTGTTGAAACCGGAATGGGTTGAAGAGATGAATAAAGCTGCAAACCGTCCGTTAAACACAGGTTTCTTCTATGACACACCAGATCATGAGGATCACATCTACGAGCCAGAAGAAAAAGCAGTTCCTTATGACTTCGCAGGGCTTGTTATGGATTATGATGCTGCAACGGGTATGGCGACAATTCAACAACGCAATCACTTTAAGCCGGGCGATCAAATTGAGTTTTTCGGTCCAGGTGGCACATTCTTCAAACAAGTTGTAGGAGAATTGCAGGATGAGGAAGGCAATGTTCTGGATGCGGCAAGACACCCATTGCAACGTGTCAAAATGAAAGTAGACCAACCTATTTCTTACTTCGATATGATGAGAAAAAAGAAATAG
- the mltG gene encoding endolytic transglycosylase MltG produces MILLLVIVIAAGGAGAYAWNLMRPLEASTEPIVFEIKSGTGTSKIAEQLQQEGLIRSGLAFKGYLKWKKQGSNFMAGTYSMNPGVSYEEIVNKLNSGEVVPEEMVKFTIPEGYTVLQMADKLSEEGIVDRDEFIKLANDPSAFDVDIIKDIPVDEELRYVLEGYLFPETYELKKDSSTHDVMQRMLEEFQTKVNSIPDLETELQEKKLSLHELLTIASLVEREVVVDAERPLVAGVIYNRIHQDMKLEIDATVQYLLDKPKARLLFKDLKVESPYNMYLNKGLPPGPIASPSLPSIQAALQPEASEYLFYVTKKDGSSGHLFAKTYKEHQQNIAKSKAAQ; encoded by the coding sequence ATGATTCTTCTGCTTGTCATTGTTATAGCTGCTGGTGGAGCTGGTGCTTATGCCTGGAACTTGATGCGTCCACTCGAAGCTTCAACAGAGCCGATCGTTTTTGAGATCAAAAGTGGAACTGGAACATCAAAAATTGCAGAACAACTACAGCAAGAAGGTCTTATTCGAAGTGGTCTAGCTTTTAAAGGATATTTGAAATGGAAGAAGCAAGGGTCGAATTTTATGGCAGGCACCTATTCGATGAATCCAGGTGTGTCATATGAGGAGATCGTGAACAAGCTGAATAGTGGTGAAGTTGTACCTGAGGAAATGGTGAAGTTTACGATTCCGGAAGGGTATACTGTGCTGCAAATGGCAGATAAATTATCGGAAGAAGGCATTGTGGATCGCGATGAATTTATCAAGCTTGCCAATGACCCATCTGCTTTTGATGTAGATATTATTAAAGATATTCCAGTAGATGAAGAGCTGCGTTATGTGCTCGAAGGGTATCTGTTCCCAGAAACCTATGAACTCAAAAAGGACAGCTCTACCCATGATGTTATGCAGCGCATGCTGGAGGAGTTCCAGACCAAAGTAAATTCAATTCCGGATCTGGAGACTGAGCTGCAAGAGAAGAAGTTGTCATTGCATGAATTGCTGACCATCGCTTCGCTAGTGGAGAGAGAAGTTGTCGTCGATGCGGAACGTCCTCTAGTCGCGGGTGTGATCTATAATCGGATTCATCAGGACATGAAGCTGGAGATTGACGCTACAGTGCAGTATTTGTTGGACAAGCCAAAGGCTAGATTGCTCTTCAAGGACCTAAAGGTAGAGAGTCCCTACAATATGTATCTGAACAAAGGGCTACCTCCGGGGCCCATCGCAAGTCCAAGTCTCCCGTCCATTCAGGCGGCGCTTCAACCAGAAGCTTCAGAATATCTGTTTTATGTAACCAAAAAAGACGGTTCGTCCGGGCATTTGTTTGCCAAAACGTATAAGGAACATCAGCAAAATATAGCCAAGAGTAAGGCTGCGCAATAA
- a CDS encoding DUF1292 domain-containing protein: MAEDQLGMEEESEIIYIADDEGNEEEFEVIMKFEVDGSEAKYMMVAPVEPEDGETDVYAFRYEEEGDDIKLFVIQDDAEWDIVEETFNTFLAEDEEEAN, encoded by the coding sequence ATGGCTGAAGATCAACTGGGTATGGAAGAAGAATCGGAGATTATTTACATCGCGGATGACGAGGGCAATGAAGAAGAATTCGAAGTCATCATGAAGTTTGAAGTAGATGGTTCGGAGGCCAAGTACATGATGGTTGCTCCGGTTGAGCCCGAGGATGGAGAGACGGATGTATATGCATTCCGTTACGAAGAAGAGGGCGACGACATTAAACTTTTCGTCATCCAAGATGATGCCGAATGGGATATCGTTGAGGAGACGTTTAATACATTTCTAGCTGAAGATGAAGAGGAAGCGAACTAA
- the ruvX gene encoding Holliday junction resolvase RuvX, whose translation MKILGLDYGDRRIGVAVSDAFGWTAQGLEVLERRRDEGEFGRIAELVREHEVSEIVVGLPKNMNGTVGPRGEICIDFAERLRGELNLPVHLWDERLTTMAAERTLIEADVSRKKRKQVVDKMAASLILQNYLDANSKR comes from the coding sequence ATGAAAATATTAGGTTTGGATTATGGGGACCGAAGAATCGGAGTTGCTGTCAGTGACGCCTTCGGTTGGACTGCCCAGGGATTGGAAGTGCTTGAACGCCGCCGGGATGAAGGTGAGTTCGGTCGAATTGCCGAGCTTGTGCGCGAGCACGAGGTTAGCGAGATCGTTGTAGGGCTCCCCAAAAACATGAACGGCACCGTAGGGCCGCGTGGTGAAATCTGTATCGATTTTGCCGAACGCCTACGGGGCGAACTGAATTTACCTGTTCACCTTTGGGATGAACGGCTGACAACCATGGCAGCGGAAAGAACGCTGATTGAAGCGGATGTCAGTCGGAAAAAACGCAAGCAGGTTGTGGACAAAATGGCCGCAAGCTTGATTTTGCAAAACTATTTAGATGCCAACAGTAAAAGGTGA
- a CDS encoding IreB family regulatory phosphoprotein, translating into MDSMDKTVKFNVKADEQEASSQEILLTVYDALVDKEYNPINQIVGYLISGDPAYIPRHNNARSLVRKKERDELIEELVRSYLANHR; encoded by the coding sequence ATGGACTCCATGGATAAGACGGTTAAATTTAATGTGAAAGCTGACGAGCAGGAGGCATCTTCCCAAGAGATTCTTCTCACGGTATATGATGCACTGGTCGATAAGGAGTATAATCCTATCAACCAGATTGTCGGGTATCTGATCTCTGGCGACCCCGCATACATCCCTCGTCACAACAATGCACGCAGCCTGGTTCGGAAAAAGGAGCGCGATGAGCTCATTGAAGAGCTTGTACGTTCTTATCTGGCCAATCACCGGTAA
- a CDS encoding methyl-accepting chemotaxis protein has translation MVQKKQKENGEKKEKPVKENKVLNVLKEKITKKGKAVHSKADGAPNKKPFKVKWSKPDLKNVKWKNLGGSTLSQIKKANPIKSVGVKLFFIFFAAIMIFVVSLGLLSYNKAKNTIEQNASLSNQETIEQTKQKLDIILERFVDTSTQIFFDPEMQSLLQKMSDKNLSAYDLFVNSSSINKQLSNIAFTNKSMEAIYLVPTDETKSTMGTGNSSSSMGSIRTEPWYAELTQSGGYRWLPTENEEDGSMPTFRIARSMKNLQGSNQSYVLIIELKLEVLEEQLKSLDLGAGSVLQLIAPDNKVVASTIPDRTGKDTELAFFKDLTETTGSLNTEYTVDGKNTEMLAVYSTMESSNWKLIGMLPTSVLVKDAKGILTLTLWMALLDAAIAVLIGIWMVRMFARPLGKLKDLMQQGAKGDLKVRTPYTSKDEIGQLSAAFNEMMEQITKLVEQTNRSAQEVLDTASELSNASKKTAVSASEIAVATEEIAGGASSLANEAERGNDLTDNISRQMESVVAANEEMGQSARHVEKSSETGIQHLNQLMTKTQKTEEMIGALVNKVDSLKESTSSVLKVLDVMQNITKQTNILSLNATIEAARAGTAGRGFMVVANEVRQLAEQSRKSIDMVGEITDNIMAEMNETVTALSDAYPLFKEQMDSVKDTNVIFASVQQQMGAFVERLDMATSSIGDLNQSQVTLSEAMSNVSAVAEESSATSQEVASLSSEQQNISNQLVNLSDKLQNVSTELKNTLSRFTV, from the coding sequence ATGGTTCAAAAGAAGCAGAAAGAAAATGGGGAAAAGAAGGAAAAGCCGGTGAAGGAAAATAAAGTGTTAAACGTATTAAAGGAAAAGATTACGAAAAAGGGAAAAGCTGTACATAGCAAAGCGGATGGTGCTCCGAATAAAAAGCCCTTTAAAGTAAAATGGAGCAAGCCAGATTTGAAAAACGTGAAGTGGAAGAACCTAGGGGGTTCAACGTTATCCCAAATTAAGAAAGCGAATCCAATTAAATCGGTCGGCGTCAAATTGTTCTTTATCTTTTTTGCGGCAATTATGATCTTTGTCGTTAGCTTGGGGCTGTTATCTTATAATAAAGCCAAAAACACAATTGAACAAAATGCATCTCTTTCTAACCAAGAGACGATTGAACAAACGAAGCAAAAGCTGGATATTATTTTAGAACGTTTTGTGGATACGTCCACACAGATCTTCTTCGACCCAGAGATGCAGTCATTATTGCAGAAAATGTCTGACAAAAACTTGTCTGCGTATGACCTATTTGTGAATTCTAGTTCCATCAACAAACAGTTGTCCAACATTGCTTTTACAAACAAATCCATGGAAGCGATTTATTTGGTTCCTACGGATGAAACGAAATCAACTATGGGTACAGGCAATAGTAGTTCCTCCATGGGAAGCATTCGTACTGAGCCTTGGTATGCTGAACTCACCCAATCCGGTGGATATCGCTGGTTGCCTACAGAGAATGAAGAAGATGGATCTATGCCAACCTTCCGCATTGCTCGCTCAATGAAGAATTTACAAGGCTCCAACCAATCGTATGTCTTAATTATTGAACTTAAATTAGAAGTATTGGAAGAACAATTGAAATCGCTTGATCTAGGGGCAGGTTCAGTTCTACAGTTGATTGCTCCAGACAATAAAGTAGTTGCTTCTACCATTCCGGATCGGACAGGAAAAGATACCGAACTGGCATTCTTCAAAGACCTTACCGAAACGACAGGAAGTCTTAATACGGAATACACGGTGGATGGTAAGAACACAGAGATGTTAGCTGTGTATAGCACGATGGAGTCCTCCAACTGGAAATTAATCGGTATGTTGCCAACGTCCGTATTGGTTAAGGATGCCAAAGGTATTCTTACACTCACACTGTGGATGGCATTACTCGATGCTGCTATTGCAGTCTTAATCGGTATTTGGATGGTTCGTATGTTTGCCCGTCCGCTCGGTAAATTGAAAGACCTGATGCAACAAGGAGCCAAAGGTGATCTCAAAGTTCGTACGCCGTATACGTCTAAGGATGAGATTGGTCAATTGTCGGCTGCCTTCAATGAGATGATGGAGCAAATCACCAAGCTGGTTGAGCAAACAAATCGTTCTGCACAAGAAGTACTGGATACAGCGTCGGAGCTCAGCAATGCTTCCAAGAAAACGGCTGTTTCCGCTTCTGAGATCGCTGTAGCTACAGAAGAGATTGCAGGAGGTGCGAGCAGTCTTGCAAACGAAGCTGAGCGTGGGAATGATCTCACGGATAACATCTCTCGCCAGATGGAAAGTGTGGTCGCTGCCAATGAGGAAATGGGACAATCCGCACGTCATGTTGAGAAGTCCAGTGAAACGGGTATTCAGCATTTGAATCAATTGATGACCAAAACCCAGAAGACCGAAGAAATGATCGGTGCATTGGTGAACAAAGTGGATTCCCTTAAAGAGAGCACGTCCTCTGTTCTGAAGGTGCTCGATGTGATGCAAAATATTACGAAGCAAACGAACATTCTGTCCCTTAACGCTACGATTGAAGCGGCACGGGCGGGTACTGCGGGACGCGGATTTATGGTCGTTGCTAATGAGGTTCGGCAATTGGCTGAGCAATCTAGGAAATCGATTGACATGGTTGGGGAAATTACTGACAACATCATGGCCGAAATGAATGAAACCGTTACAGCCTTATCGGATGCATACCCATTGTTTAAAGAACAGATGGATTCCGTGAAGGACACCAACGTCATTTTTGCTTCAGTTCAGCAACAAATGGGTGCGTTCGTAGAACGACTGGATATGGCAACAAGCTCAATTGGAGACTTGAACCAATCCCAGGTTACGCTATCTGAAGCGATGAGTAACGTTAGCGCTGTAGCCGAAGAATCATCAGCTACATCACAAGAGGTTGCTTCACTTAGTAGCGAACAGCAAAATATTAGTAATCAGCTGGTTAACCTGTCTGATAAGCTGCAGAATGTATCCACCGAATTGAAAAACACCTTGTCACGTTTCACTGTATAA